One window of Nymphaea colorata isolate Beijing-Zhang1983 chromosome 1, ASM883128v2, whole genome shotgun sequence genomic DNA carries:
- the LOC116245857 gene encoding RINT1-like protein MAG2 — protein sequence MLGKPMIQMEDGVVPLPAEVSPASKTFLDSKFVIQGDLAKASALAIRLENDCLGFERDILDLRRKLAAAISSWNSHSLKLGLLLCDVNANLNDFDGCPDGTDDAKLGRIQNILVVELPLLAEQIRRIDAIQIYAETTLKLEALVGDLEDTLRLILTKRCMNRIPMNLANAASPDDIDWKLEKLHSSVDILSKIEDIVCQLAETRPQWANLVRAVDLRVDKVLAVLRPQSIVDHRVILAELGWPPPLVTTNSDRGRNCDLLNPLAVVDGITKERYSKNFLSLCVFQQLTVKRQNRFDNSCPKSLDHRLWTIDELVSPIASRAEQHFLKWTDEPDFIFALAYKITRDFVDGIEELLQPLIDKARLLAFSAREAWIRTMADMFSSYVKKHMMPVLASKYQVGSEIIEVKTSFLHMIDLMISFDKKIQALLDPMVLKPFETAWENTVPPMSFIISIMSIFSDHTDWFHVWMEIELNDAEEKLNTGMKEESAWLINVKHGDDLDIKKVFESPDCWTREENKTPKIASAVMGIMWSIIQRCQSLPIMTMQVQFIRSTASQILLQFVDVLWQQCEELEISDAMVDCSGLIKVVQSINAARYCETVLETWCDGIHFLEMRVAEVLRDRPKGTSDSHGCIFEHELDELKTFETEWLAEIMAFLLRQFDYLSCGYFRRKDQWEHVEETDDTDQVSTLSAAFLATLDALQMGLAYFCTNLNLKDFVDLWRSVANGLDHFIFSNIPLGNVKFSSLGVKQFGVDMKALFCIFKPYCDRPEAFFPCTNDSIRLLSMLEQEAKHIEVLADREKREYLRSHGVTHISAAQACKILRNRY from the exons ATGTTGGGTAAACCTATGATACAAATGGAAGATGGTGTCGTTCCTCTTCCTGCAGAGGTCTCCCCAGCTTCGAAGACATTCTTGGATTCTAAGTTCGTTATTCAGGGTGATCTTGCTAAGGCCTCGGCCCTGGCCATCAGATTGGAGAATGACTGCTTGGGGTTTGAGCGCGACATTCTTGATCTGAGAAGAAAGCTAGCAGCGGCGATATCGTCGTGGAATTCTCATTCTCTTAAGTTGGGGTTACTTCTATGCGATGTCAACGCGAACTTGAACGATTTTGATGGTTGCCCAG ATGGGACGGATGATGCGAAGCTGGGGAGGATCCAGAATATCTTAGTCGTGGAATTACCCTTGCTTGCTGAACAGATCAGGAGAATTGATGCCATTCAGATTTATGCTG AGACCACCTTGAAGTTGGAAGCTCTCGTGGGAGACCTTGAAGATACGCTACGTCTGATCTTGACAAAAAGGTGTATGAATCGGATCCCCATGAATCTTGCAAATGCAGCTAGTCCAGAT GATATTGATTGGAAGCTGGAAAAGTTGCATTCATCTGTAGATATTTTGTCGAAGATAGAGGATATTGTATGCCAACTTGCAGAAACAAGGCCTCAATGGGCAAATCTTGTCCGAGCTGTTGATTTGAGGGTTGACAAGGTGTTGGCTGTCTTGAGGCCACAATCTATTGTTGATCATCGTGTAATCCTTGCAGAACTAGGGTGGCCTCCTCCGCTTGTCACAACAAATTCTGACAGGGGAAGGAACTGTGATTTGCTTAACCCACTAGCTGTAGTGGATGGAATTACAAAGGAGAGGTACTCGAAAAACTTTCTTTCACTATGTGTGTTTCAGCAGTTAACTGTGAAGCGGCAAAACCGGTTTGACAATTCTTGCCCAAAAAGTCTCGATCATCGCCTCTGGACAATTGATGAATTAGTCTCTCCTATTGCTTCAAGAGCAGAACAGCACTTCTTAAAGTGGACTGATGAACCGGACTTCATCTTTGCTCTTGCCTACAAGATTACTCGGGATTTTGTTGATGGAATTGAGGAGCTCTTGCAGCCGCTCATTGATAAAGCAAGGCTGTTGGCTTTCAGTGCCAGGGAAGCATGGATACGGACCATGGCAGACATGTTCTCAAGTTACGTGAAGAAACATATGATGCCTGTTCTTGCTAGCAAATACCAAGTCGGCAGTGAGATCATTGAGGTGAAAACGTCATTTCTCCACATGATCGATTTGATGATTtcctttgacaaaaaaattcaaGCACTTCTGGACCCAATGGTTTTAAAGCCTTTTGAAACAGCTTGGGAAAACACCGTGCCTCCTATGTCATTTATAATATCAATAATGAGCATATTTTCTGATCACACAGATTGGTTCCACGTGTGGATGGAGATAGAATTGAATGATGCTGAAGAAAAGCTGAATACAGGGATGAAAGAGGAGAGTGCTTGGTTGATTAATGTCAAACATGGGGATGACTTGGACATTAAGAAAGTTTTTGAGTCACCTGATTGCTGGACtagggaagaaaacaaaactccAAAAATTGCTTCGGCTGTAATGGGTATCATGTGGTCCATAATTCAACGATGCCAATCTTTGCCCATTATGACAATGCAGGTTCAGTTTATTAGATCAACTGCATCCCAAATCTTATTGCAATTTGTTGATGTCCTGTGGCAGCAATGTGAAGAACTTGAGATATCAGACGCGATGGTTGACTGCAGTGGCTTGATCAAGGTTGTTCAATCTATCAATGCTGCTCGATACTGTGAAACAGTATTGGAGACATGGTGCGATGGCATACATTTCTTAGAAATGAGAGTGGCTGAAGTTCTTCGCGATCGACCAAAGGGCACTTCAGATTCACATGGTTGTATTTTTGAGCATGAGTTGGATGAATTGAAGACGTTTGAGACCGAATGGCTGGCTGAGATAATGGCATTTCTTCTTCGCCAATTTGACTACTTGAGCTGTGGCTATTTTCGAAGAAAAGACCAATGGGAGCATGTGGAGGAAACAGATGATACTGATCAAGTCTCAACTTTATCTGCAGCTTTTCTTGCTACGCTTGACGCCCTTCAAATGGGGCTTGCCTATTTCTGCACGAACTTAAACTTGAAAGACTTCGTTGATCTCTGGCGAAGCGTTGCCAATGGGTTGGACCATTTTATATTTAGCAACATTCCTCTCGGCAATGTGAAATTCTCCAGCCTTGGAGTAAAGCAGTTTGGTGTAGACATGAAAgcattattttgcatttttaagcCTTATTGTGATCGCCCTGAGGCATTCTTTCCATGCACAAACGATTCTATCCGGCTGCTATCTATGCTGGAACAAGAagcaaaacatatagaagttcTGGCTGACAGAGAAAAGCGAGAATATCTGCGAAGCCATGGTGTAACCCACATTTCAGCAGCACAAGCATGTAAAATATTAAGGAATAGATATTAG